A window of the Dongshaea marina genome harbors these coding sequences:
- a CDS encoding putative adhesin translates to MKCKENKKKGWLSRLFKYPEKSQVREIDKAGINSDIVYSGHGADMELPDFIGPKGTTMHFYVPNGGRISDDLGQLIETGGNTKGLYVEKYFPGEKWPNPVLKEGKGLVILGKPVQVTHPTPLSELVKEDMGDCHWSACRENVFSKDANISARRDGLYRLEKTEDGKVERNKIELDPEFKKSEYQNRTSNPSQDAWDEL, encoded by the coding sequence TTGAAGTGTAAGGAAAATAAGAAAAAAGGTTGGCTATCAAGGTTATTTAAATATCCGGAGAAGTCACAGGTTAGAGAAATTGATAAAGCGGGTATCAACTCTGATATTGTTTATAGTGGTCATGGTGCAGATATGGAATTGCCTGATTTTATTGGACCTAAGGGAACAACAATGCATTTCTATGTGCCCAATGGAGGAAGGATATCAGATGACTTGGGCCAATTAATTGAAACAGGGGGAAATACTAAAGGCCTATATGTTGAAAAATATTTCCCTGGTGAGAAGTGGCCAAACCCTGTACTCAAAGAAGGAAAAGGATTAGTTATATTAGGTAAACCAGTGCAGGTTACTCATCCAACACCTTTATCAGAGTTAGTTAAAGAGGATATGGGTGACTGCCATTGGTCGGCATGTCGTGAAAACGTGTTTTCTAAAGATGCAAATATTAGTGCAAGAAGAGATGGTCTTTATCGGTTAGAGAAAACTGAAGACGGAAAAGTGGAAAGAAATAAAATTGAACTTGATCCTGAATTTAAAAAATCAGAGTATCAAAATAGAACATCAAATCCATCGCAAGATGCTTGGGACGAGCTTTAA
- a CDS encoding DUF6531 domain-containing protein produces the protein MAVEEPDQTSTLLPEDESEVKGFEVTYHNAFGQPVADVPYTILETGETGRTDSQGKVVKQKATQPLTVRFVGDKAQNQMKIQQLEAEVKPLLDEVIHYVELQAREAQKEFDAEHSSKLAKELGYTGELVGHAAKGIWGAIWGGVEGVGHLVASGVEGAAHLVVKTVETDIAIAKATYHELQKGPAAIYHDAAVQLHKMGKTIEEGPHWIAEQVRHVDNFVSSIPDKIHSGYVQACWLYHDSGFMKLLTYFGDKVRAMLAKYPVYQVQQGAEIVGGFIGNVIVNVLTDGAGAASTAALAAEDGARVAKAMEAAKKAGKMASGPLFGVPMALVKKLFTRLKKVAELIINSHLARDLVVKPAEKLVTKTKEAKLFKKEAARIEHAAKDERKIGKVAENANGKPSLQEPKVKCANDPISTFSGEELLRLVDYELPGPIEFNWLRTYRTASSQMDGPLGFGWSSRLNERLAVHEGRLNYFDAEGRKIEIPIPWQQPTRNSRENYGARRLEWGDEAAIAIRLPDDSEQIFTLVDERWLPQAIVDSFGNNLSYHYQDGRLTELRGSWGRGLALEWHDGRVISVSPLREGACNGELEWRSLPPVVHYHYDEAGDLIRVRDRLGLGDSYQYSNHLFSKRTLASGFNYQFEWDRDDQKARCLRVWGDSDYYDYRFSWFPEENKVTYTDGRSLPTTDIHDDSGQVIQTIHPDGAIERFEYDGNGNQVAHTNADGYTTYSRYDDENRLVEQINPLGQSSHLQFDAAGNPNELTDASGNSWQRFYNPQGLLEKTIDPEGNTTSYQYNELGYPTLITAPDGTEQRLLWNRHGDLVAESLLAGGWQKYRYDEEARVTAIEFPDGRAQRYAYDPKGRPVIIQAADGSQQQLKWDACDRLVSITDGEGRTTSYEYADGLAQITRRIAPDGSELNYRYDAERNLVSLTNEKGEEYRFSYDAQERLVEEICFDGRIQSYDYSPAGQLLAAHQQHSNHALRRDTTRFMRDPLGRLQQKQLPDGMFERFAYDQQGNLTLAQNHDATLEFSYSPSGNLLRESQNGQSLSHNYDALGQRTQTITPDGDCIEYGYQLGMLHETRLNGKLVSQHNYDELGRETHRQQGSLTSHYQYDQQSRLASHRAMRGEQQVLGREYGYYASGALRSIKDSRNGFSEFFYDRADRLTRVTGPVAENFVYDPAGNLLAEGESNPANTELKQNRLLCYGDKRYRYNDYGSLIEESGPSGTTRYQYDTKQQLVRVDNNGQQTCYKYDPLGRRIAKLTPQGETCYIWDGDVLLTESCGEKRKLYLHEPGSFRPLAQVVDGKTYHYQLDHLGTPRELTDAEGNIVWSVQYKAFGSVVCKQVEDVENNIRFQGQYFDSETGLHYNRHRYYNPRIGRYLSQDPLGLEGGAMLTSTASTRSIGSIR, from the coding sequence ATGGCAGTGGAAGAGCCTGATCAGACTTCAACCCTGCTTCCTGAGGATGAATCAGAGGTTAAGGGGTTTGAGGTCACCTATCACAACGCTTTTGGCCAGCCGGTTGCCGATGTGCCCTATACCATTCTTGAAACTGGTGAGACCGGCAGGACCGATAGCCAGGGGAAGGTTGTTAAACAAAAGGCAACCCAGCCGCTCACGGTGCGCTTCGTGGGGGATAAAGCGCAAAATCAAATGAAGATCCAGCAGTTGGAAGCCGAAGTCAAACCCCTGCTCGATGAGGTGATCCATTATGTGGAGTTGCAGGCAAGAGAGGCGCAAAAGGAATTTGATGCCGAGCATTCCAGTAAGTTAGCCAAAGAGCTTGGTTATACCGGCGAATTGGTTGGCCATGCGGCGAAGGGGATATGGGGAGCTATCTGGGGAGGCGTTGAAGGCGTTGGCCATCTTGTCGCCTCCGGGGTCGAGGGTGCGGCTCACCTTGTTGTAAAAACGGTTGAGACGGATATAGCTATCGCCAAGGCAACTTACCACGAGTTGCAAAAAGGTCCGGCGGCTATCTACCACGATGCCGCCGTCCAGCTACATAAGATGGGTAAAACCATTGAAGAGGGGCCCCACTGGATCGCCGAGCAGGTACGGCATGTGGATAATTTTGTCTCCTCGATTCCGGATAAGATCCACAGTGGCTATGTTCAGGCCTGCTGGCTCTATCATGACTCCGGGTTTATGAAGCTCCTGACCTATTTCGGAGATAAGGTTAGGGCGATGTTGGCCAAGTACCCTGTGTATCAGGTCCAGCAAGGGGCGGAGATTGTCGGCGGCTTTATCGGCAATGTGATTGTCAATGTCCTGACCGATGGAGCAGGAGCGGCAAGTACCGCAGCGCTGGCCGCAGAGGATGGAGCCCGTGTAGCCAAGGCGATGGAGGCTGCGAAAAAGGCCGGAAAGATGGCATCCGGCCCTCTGTTTGGTGTTCCTATGGCGCTGGTGAAAAAGCTTTTTACCCGCCTCAAAAAGGTGGCTGAGCTCATCATCAACTCACATCTGGCACGGGATTTGGTCGTTAAGCCTGCCGAAAAGCTGGTGACCAAAACCAAAGAGGCCAAGCTTTTTAAGAAAGAGGCTGCTCGTATTGAGCATGCGGCTAAAGATGAACGCAAGATAGGTAAAGTTGCAGAAAATGCCAACGGTAAACCTTCACTTCAAGAGCCAAAAGTTAAGTGCGCCAACGATCCGATCAGCACCTTCTCTGGAGAGGAGTTACTGCGGCTGGTGGATTATGAACTGCCGGGTCCGATTGAATTTAATTGGTTACGTACCTATCGAACCGCCAGCTCGCAGATGGATGGTCCGCTGGGCTTCGGTTGGTCGAGCAGGCTTAACGAACGATTAGCTGTCCATGAGGGGCGTCTTAACTATTTTGATGCAGAAGGGCGAAAAATTGAGATCCCGATCCCCTGGCAGCAGCCAACACGAAACAGCAGAGAAAACTACGGTGCCCGTCGCCTCGAGTGGGGTGATGAAGCAGCAATTGCAATCAGGCTTCCCGATGACAGTGAGCAGATCTTTACCCTGGTTGATGAGCGCTGGTTACCCCAGGCGATCGTTGATAGTTTTGGTAATAACCTGAGTTATCACTACCAGGATGGAAGGTTAACTGAGCTTAGAGGAAGCTGGGGGCGCGGGTTAGCCCTCGAATGGCATGATGGGCGGGTGATCTCGGTCAGTCCGCTGCGTGAGGGAGCTTGTAATGGTGAACTTGAGTGGAGGTCTCTACCTCCGGTCGTTCACTATCACTATGATGAGGCGGGGGATCTCATCAGGGTGCGGGATCGGCTGGGCCTGGGAGACAGCTATCAATACAGCAATCATCTCTTTAGCAAACGAACTCTAGCGAGCGGCTTTAACTACCAGTTTGAGTGGGATAGGGACGATCAGAAGGCTCGCTGTCTGCGGGTATGGGGTGATAGTGACTATTACGACTATCGCTTTAGCTGGTTCCCTGAAGAGAATAAAGTTACCTATACCGATGGCCGGAGCCTGCCGACTACAGATATCCACGATGATAGCGGCCAGGTCATTCAAACCATTCACCCCGATGGTGCGATAGAGCGTTTTGAATATGATGGCAATGGCAATCAGGTTGCGCATACAAACGCAGATGGCTACACCACCTATTCCCGCTACGATGACGAAAATCGTCTGGTTGAGCAGATCAATCCACTGGGACAGTCCTCCCATCTACAATTTGATGCCGCGGGTAATCCTAATGAACTGACCGATGCATCCGGTAACAGCTGGCAACGCTTCTATAACCCGCAGGGGCTTTTAGAGAAAACGATTGACCCCGAGGGTAACACCACCAGTTATCAGTATAACGAGCTGGGTTATCCAACCCTCATCACCGCTCCCGATGGCACAGAGCAGCGCCTTCTATGGAACCGTCATGGCGATCTGGTGGCCGAGTCTCTCCTGGCCGGTGGCTGGCAGAAGTATCGCTACGATGAAGAGGCGCGGGTTACCGCTATCGAGTTCCCTGATGGTCGGGCGCAGCGCTACGCCTACGATCCCAAGGGCCGGCCCGTTATTATTCAGGCTGCCGATGGATCTCAGCAGCAACTCAAGTGGGATGCCTGCGATCGCCTGGTCTCAATCACAGATGGGGAAGGGCGCACCACCTCCTATGAATACGCCGATGGCTTAGCGCAAATAACCCGGCGCATCGCTCCCGATGGCTCTGAGCTCAACTACCGCTACGATGCCGAGCGTAACCTTGTCTCCCTGACCAATGAGAAGGGAGAGGAGTATCGCTTTAGTTATGATGCTCAGGAGCGCCTGGTCGAGGAGATATGTTTTGACGGGCGAATACAGAGTTATGACTATTCTCCGGCAGGTCAGTTGTTGGCGGCACATCAGCAGCACAGTAACCATGCCCTGCGTCGTGATACCACCCGTTTCATGCGCGATCCGCTGGGTCGTCTGCAACAAAAACAGCTGCCGGACGGCATGTTTGAGCGCTTTGCTTACGATCAACAGGGCAACCTCACCCTGGCGCAGAACCATGATGCCACCCTGGAGTTTTCCTATAGCCCAAGTGGCAATTTGCTGCGTGAGAGCCAAAACGGGCAAAGCCTGAGCCATAACTATGATGCCCTAGGGCAACGCACCCAGACCATCACACCAGATGGTGACTGTATCGAGTATGGCTATCAGTTAGGAATGCTTCACGAGACTCGCCTCAACGGCAAGCTTGTCTCCCAGCATAACTATGATGAGTTAGGGCGGGAAACCCATCGCCAGCAAGGATCACTGACCAGTCACTATCAGTACGATCAGCAAAGTCGGCTGGCTTCGCATCGTGCGATGCGTGGTGAGCAGCAAGTTCTGGGACGTGAGTACGGTTATTATGCCAGTGGGGCGCTGCGTTCTATCAAAGATAGCCGCAACGGGTTTAGTGAGTTCTTCTATGACAGGGCCGATCGTCTGACCCGGGTAACAGGACCGGTGGCCGAGAACTTTGTCTACGATCCTGCGGGTAATCTGCTGGCTGAGGGTGAAAGCAATCCGGCAAATACCGAGCTAAAGCAAAACCGCCTGCTTTGTTATGGTGATAAACGTTATCGCTATAACGATTACGGCTCTCTTATCGAAGAGTCAGGTCCCTCGGGGACCACCCGCTATCAGTATGACACCAAGCAGCAGCTGGTCAGGGTCGATAACAATGGTCAGCAGACTTGCTATAAATACGATCCTTTAGGGCGGCGCATCGCCAAACTGACTCCACAGGGTGAAACTTGTTATATCTGGGATGGCGATGTACTGCTCACCGAGAGCTGCGGAGAAAAGCGCAAGCTTTACCTGCATGAACCCGGCAGCTTCCGTCCGTTGGCCCAGGTAGTGGATGGCAAGACTTATCACTATCAACTGGATCATCTCGGTACCCCGCGCGAACTCACCGATGCGGAGGGCAATATCGTCTGGTCGGTGCAGTACAAAGCCTTTGGCTCTGTGGTGTGCAAGCAGGTTGAGGATGTCGAAAATAATATCCGCTTCCAGGGACAGTACTTCGATAGCGAGACGGGGCTTCACTACAACCGCCATCGCTATTACAATCCCAGGATTGGCCGCTATCTCAGCCAGGACCCTCTGGGTTTAGAGGGGGGAGCAATGCTTACCTCTACGGCGTCAACCCGGTCAATTGGATCGATCCGTTAG
- the aroC gene encoding chorismate synthase, giving the protein MSGNSIGQNFRVTTFGESHGLALGAIIDGCPPGLELSEADLQRDLDRRKPGTSRYTTPRREADEICILSGVFEGVTTGTPIGLLIKNGDQRSKDYSEIKDLYRPGHADFSYQQKYGIRDYRGGGRSSARETAMRVAAGAIAKKYLAQEYQINIQGYLSQIGPIAADRIELEEVENNPFFFADPDKLERLDQLMRALKKEGDSIGAQLSIIVDSVPAGLGEPVFDRLDADLAHALMGINAVKGVEIGDGFAVVNQKGSEHRDEMVPDGFLTNHAGGILGGISTGQPILATMALKPTSSITVPGRSVTKEGEAVEMVTKGRHDPCVGIRAVPIAEAMVAIVLMDHLQRHRAQNG; this is encoded by the coding sequence ATGTCGGGCAATAGCATAGGTCAGAATTTTCGGGTGACCACCTTTGGTGAGAGCCACGGCTTGGCGCTGGGGGCGATCATCGATGGCTGCCCTCCCGGGCTTGAATTGAGTGAGGCCGATCTGCAACGCGATCTGGATCGGCGCAAGCCGGGAACGTCCCGCTATACCACCCCGAGGCGTGAGGCCGATGAGATCTGCATCCTGTCCGGGGTGTTTGAGGGGGTGACCACAGGAACTCCCATCGGCTTGCTGATCAAAAATGGCGATCAGCGCTCCAAGGACTACTCAGAGATCAAGGATCTCTACCGTCCCGGCCATGCCGATTTCAGCTATCAGCAAAAGTATGGCATCCGTGACTACCGTGGCGGCGGCCGCTCTTCGGCCCGTGAGACCGCGATGCGGGTTGCAGCCGGTGCCATCGCCAAGAAGTACCTGGCCCAGGAGTATCAGATCAACATTCAGGGCTACCTGAGTCAAATAGGCCCGATTGCAGCCGATCGCATCGAGCTCGAAGAGGTGGAGAACAACCCCTTCTTCTTTGCCGATCCCGATAAACTGGAGCGGCTCGATCAACTGATGCGAGCTTTGAAAAAAGAGGGTGATTCCATCGGTGCCCAGCTCAGCATTATCGTTGATTCGGTCCCGGCCGGGTTGGGTGAGCCGGTGTTTGATCGCCTTGATGCAGACTTGGCCCATGCCCTGATGGGGATCAATGCGGTCAAGGGGGTTGAGATCGGTGATGGTTTTGCGGTGGTGAATCAGAAAGGATCCGAGCATCGCGATGAGATGGTGCCCGATGGCTTCCTGACCAACCATGCGGGCGGGATCCTCGGAGGGATCTCCACCGGTCAGCCAATTCTGGCTACCATGGCCCTCAAGCCCACCTCCAGCATTACGGTGCCGGGTCGCTCAGTCACCAAAGAGGGAGAGGCGGTTGAGATGGTCACCAAGGGGCGTCACGATCCCTGCGTGGGAATCCGCGCGGTGCCAATCGCCGAGGCCATGGTCGCCATCGTGCTGATGGACCACCTGCAACGCCACCGGGCACAAAACGGCTAA
- the prmB gene encoding 50S ribosomal protein L3 N(5)-glutamine methyltransferase, whose translation MDKIFVDEVVTELHTVLDMLRWAVSRFNENEIFYGHGTDNAWDEAVQLILPALHLPLDIDPAIQNARLTHSERHHLAELIIRRVSENQPAPYLTNRAYFAGLEFYVDERVLIPRSPIGEMIENEFQPWLKDSPRRIMDLCTGSACIAIACAVAFPEAEVDAIDISQDALDVAEINIHNYALEQQVIPLRSDLMRDLPEGDTYDLIVSNPPYVDAEDMNSLPKEFTHEPEMALAAGDDGLDLAKKILAEAPDRLNEEGILVLEVGNSQVHLEEQFPEVPFTWVEFERGGHGILVMTREELVQYREHFAPFKD comes from the coding sequence TTGGACAAGATTTTTGTCGATGAGGTGGTTACTGAACTGCATACGGTTTTAGACATGCTCCGTTGGGCGGTTAGTCGTTTTAATGAAAACGAGATCTTTTACGGACATGGTACAGATAACGCCTGGGATGAAGCGGTCCAACTGATCCTGCCCGCACTTCATCTGCCACTGGATATTGACCCTGCGATTCAAAATGCCAGGTTGACCCATAGTGAGCGTCATCACCTGGCAGAGTTGATCATTCGCCGGGTGAGCGAAAATCAACCGGCGCCTTATCTGACCAACCGCGCCTATTTTGCCGGTCTTGAGTTTTATGTGGATGAGCGGGTACTGATCCCGCGCTCGCCCATCGGTGAGATGATTGAAAATGAGTTCCAGCCCTGGCTCAAGGATTCGCCACGGCGGATCATGGATCTCTGCACCGGCTCCGCCTGCATCGCGATCGCCTGTGCGGTGGCGTTTCCCGAGGCTGAGGTGGATGCCATCGATATCTCGCAGGATGCGCTGGATGTGGCCGAGATCAATATTCATAACTATGCCCTTGAGCAGCAGGTGATCCCGCTGCGCTCTGATCTGATGCGCGATCTCCCCGAGGGAGATACCTATGATCTGATCGTCTCTAATCCTCCCTATGTTGACGCTGAGGATATGAATAGCCTGCCCAAGGAGTTCACCCACGAACCCGAGATGGCACTGGCGGCCGGTGATGATGGCCTGGATCTGGCCAAGAAAATCTTGGCAGAAGCGCCGGATCGCCTCAATGAGGAGGGGATCCTGGTGCTGGAGGTGGGCAACAGTCAGGTGCACCTGGAGGAGCAGTTCCCCGAGGTACCTTTCACCTGGGTTGAGTTTGAGCGGGGCGGGCACGGCATCCTGGTGATGACCCGTGAAGAGCTGGTGCAATACCGGGAGCATTTCGCACCCTTCAAGGACTAA
- a CDS encoding LysR family transcriptional regulator: MRVFHEVIRCGSLRAAAKSLGKTQPSVTKTIRELETILGASLMNRSSHGVELTECGLAFSRHSQLILKELDSAVTTVRALTQQVSPKLTIGYSSLLSFTVLPEIINTFKSKHPESSLILKEAQLSSLLGGFVRERSILRWAASVPKCRSVILLSSLFLPPLLELSPGKIIL; the protein is encoded by the coding sequence ATGCGGGTCTTTCACGAGGTGATCCGCTGCGGCAGCCTCAGGGCTGCCGCCAAATCATTAGGCAAAACCCAGCCCTCAGTGACCAAAACCATCCGTGAATTGGAAACGATTCTCGGAGCCAGCCTGATGAACCGAAGCTCACACGGGGTTGAGCTTACTGAGTGCGGCCTCGCCTTTTCCAGGCACTCCCAGCTCATTCTCAAGGAGCTCGACAGTGCAGTGACGACCGTCAGGGCCCTCACCCAACAAGTCAGCCCTAAGTTGACCATAGGCTACTCCTCGCTGCTGAGCTTTACCGTACTCCCTGAGATCATCAATACCTTTAAAAGCAAGCACCCGGAAAGCAGTCTTATTCTGAAAGAGGCTCAGCTCTCCTCACTTCTTGGGGGCTTCGTGAGGGAGAGATCGATTTTGCGGTGGGCAGCATCAGTCCCGAAATGCCGATCAGTGATTTTATTGTCGAGCCTCTTTTTACCGCCCCTTTTGGAATTATCGCCAGGCAAAATCATCCTCTGA
- a CDS encoding LysR substrate-binding domain-containing protein — protein sequence MPISDFIVEPLFTAPFGIIARQNHPLSQCSTLRQLKQARWLMAQTDMGYYQSIGKQLACIDFKNHHDLIKTDSIVTILNLILHSDYIMILAKAMATPLASKSRFQPSLSSRHYRMQNMHSSIARDAAFLPRQNT from the coding sequence ATGCCGATCAGTGATTTTATTGTCGAGCCTCTTTTTACCGCCCCTTTTGGAATTATCGCCAGGCAAAATCATCCTCTGAGCCAGTGCTCCACTCTCCGGCAATTGAAACAAGCCCGCTGGCTCATGGCCCAGACAGACATGGGATATTATCAGAGCATCGGCAAGCAGCTCGCATGCATCGATTTTAAAAATCATCACGACCTCATCAAAACCGACTCGATCGTCACGATTTTAAACCTGATACTGCACTCGGATTACATCATGATCCTGGCCAAGGCAATGGCCACCCCTTTGGCCTCAAAGAGCAGATTTCAACCATCCCTGTCATCCCGGCACTACCGGATGCAGAATATGCACTCATCTATCGCAAGGGACGCAGCCTTTCTCCCCAGGCAGAATACCTGA
- a CDS encoding GNAT family N-acetyltransferase has translation MQLQPVQHSEYRELISWITDAEQNYLWSGPLYSWPITVSQIESQNQKAEVHSFWFTQSEEKIGFIELNQISKNECRLCRVIINPLAGRGKGYGKQMIQLAISHACNELGARLISLDVFEHNLLAKRCYEAVGFELTRRQTGIRKFAGKDWPLLRMELR, from the coding sequence ATGCAGTTACAGCCCGTTCAACACAGCGAATACCGGGAGCTTATCTCCTGGATCACCGATGCCGAGCAAAACTATTTATGGAGTGGCCCCCTGTATAGTTGGCCAATCACGGTCTCGCAGATCGAGAGTCAAAATCAAAAAGCTGAGGTTCACTCTTTTTGGTTCACTCAAAGTGAAGAGAAAATCGGCTTTATTGAGCTCAACCAGATCTCTAAGAATGAGTGTCGCTTATGCCGGGTGATCATCAATCCACTGGCGGGGCGAGGCAAAGGCTATGGTAAACAGATGATTCAACTGGCTATCTCCCATGCCTGTAATGAACTGGGCGCCAGGCTTATCTCACTTGATGTATTCGAGCATAACCTGCTGGCCAAGCGCTGTTATGAGGCAGTGGGTTTTGAGTTAACCAGGCGGCAAACCGGGATCCGCAAATTTGCCGGAAAGGACTGGCCCCTGCTGCGCATGGAACTTCGCTGA
- a CDS encoding M20 metallopeptidase family protein — protein sequence MHNDPQIDCGKIAIRNGVMSSNGDLFTLTIGGRSAHATVPHLGMDAISEGARFLSAFKSIMTDKVDPNKTGLISTGLFNAGEASNIIAAKAILQGSIRSFNMEVQKTLVKEVNALVEESNRVGFDTRIDYQGYPAIINHDEHVRRVVEVAKTQLAETGLILDHPPMVGSEDFSYFLQEKPGAFFFLGSGDHARGINNPLHSNPFVVNEDSIVLGARIFAALVGVQRVSE from the coding sequence CTGCATAATGATCCGCAGATAGATTGCGGCAAAATAGCGATTCGCAATGGGGTGATGTCATCCAATGGTGATCTGTTTACCCTGACCATAGGTGGCAGGAGTGCCCATGCGACCGTGCCTCATCTGGGGATGGATGCCATCTCCGAGGGGGCTCGATTCCTCAGTGCATTTAAATCGATCATGACAGATAAGGTTGATCCCAATAAGACCGGGCTTATCTCGACTGGTCTGTTTAATGCGGGTGAAGCATCCAATATCATCGCTGCCAAAGCGATACTGCAGGGATCGATCCGCTCCTTTAACATGGAGGTTCAAAAGACCTTGGTTAAGGAGGTAAACGCCCTGGTTGAGGAGTCAAACCGCGTGGGGTTCGATACCCGGATCGATTATCAGGGATATCCAGCGATCATCAATCATGATGAGCATGTGCGGCGGGTGGTTGAGGTTGCAAAGACGCAGCTGGCGGAAACTGGATTGATCCTGGATCATCCCCCCATGGTAGGCTCGGAAGACTTTTCCTATTTTCTTCAGGAAAAACCGGGAGCCTTTTTCTTTTTGGGAAGTGGCGATCATGCCCGTGGGATCAACAATCCGCTGCACTCCAATCCCTTTGTGGTGAATGAAGATTCGATCGTGCTGGGAGCCCGGATCTTTGCAGCTCTGGTTGGAGTACAGAGAGTATCGGAATAA